In Haematobia irritans isolate KBUSLIRL chromosome 1, ASM5000362v1, whole genome shotgun sequence, a genomic segment contains:
- the LOC142233891 gene encoding uncharacterized protein LOC142233891 — protein MLRAIRAEFYVIRLKNAVRHCIRNCRTCIIYKQRIQNQIMAALPEERCTFSLPFTNTGLDFAEPFDLKTSRLRNAKLHKGYAAVFVCLSTRADHLEACSELTTEAFMATFDRFVGRRGFPNNVFSDNITNFVGASRVLCREYQNLLKSAEKGLVDKYNLHGFTWHFIPPHAPHMGGLWEAAVKSMKSHLRKAAGNLKFTFEEFSTLLVRIESVLNSRPLSPMSEDPAEITALTPGHFLRRSAMISVPEQCSNNINLINRWQKLKTIQFNFAKRWKNEYISNFQKRYKWKTEQQNLREGDLVIIKEDNLPPTEWSLGRVVKVFHGHDSKVRVAELRTQNGTLLRPIVKLCILPVAH, from the coding sequence ATGTTACGAGCAATACGTGCTGAATTCTATGTCATACGTTTGAAGAACGCTGTCCGTCATTGTATACGTAACTGTCGCACTTGCATTATCTACAAACAACGCATCCAAAATCAAATAATGGCTGCCTTGCCTGAAGAACGCTGCACATTCTCATTACCCTTTACCAATACTGGTCTTGATTTTGCAGAACCATTCGATTTAAAGACTTCAAGATTGCGAAATGCAAAACTTCATAAAGGATACGCTGCTGTTTTCGTTTGCCTTTCCACTCGGGCCGATCACTTAGAGGCGTGCTCTGAATTAACAACAGAGGCCTTTATGGCCACTTTCGATCGGTTTGTTGGCCGACGAGGATTCCCGAATAATGTTTTCTCTGATAACATCACAAATTTTGTTGGGGCCAGTAGAGTCCTATGTCGTGAATATCAGAATTTGCTAAAATCTGCCGAAAAAGGTCTTGTCGATAAGTACAATCTTCACGGTTTCACTTGGCATTTTATTCCACCGCATGCGCCACATATGGGGGGGTTGTGGGAAGCCGCTGTAAAAAGCATGAAATCCCACCTCCGAAAGGCCGCGGGGAATCTTAAATTTACTTTCGAGGAGTTCTCCACTTTACTTGTTCGAATAGAAAGCGTACTGAATTCTAGGCCCTTATCTCCCATGAGCGAGGACCCTGCTGAAATTACTGCTTTAACACCTGGCCATTTTCTTAGACGGTCAGCTATGATTTCCGTACCCGAGCAATGCTCTAACAACATAAATTTGATAAATCGGTggcaaaaattgaaaacaatccAGTTTAATTTTGCTAAGAGATGGAAGAACGAGTACATCTCCAACTTTCAGAAGAGATACAAGTGGAAAACGGAACAACAGAATCTTAGAGAGGGTGACTTAGTAATTATTAAAGAGGATAACTTACCTCCAACTGAATGGAGTCTTGGACGTgttgttaaagtttttcatGGTCACGACTCAAAGGTCCGCGTTGCTGAACTAAGGACGCAAAATGGTACGCTTTTGCGTCCAATAGTCAAACTTTGTATTCTACCCGTTGCTCACTAG